One segment of Apus apus isolate bApuApu2 chromosome 1, bApuApu2.pri.cur, whole genome shotgun sequence DNA contains the following:
- the RASSF9 gene encoding ras association domain-containing protein 9 isoform X1, producing the protein MAPFGRNLLKTRHKSRSPNKDMASNEREIVVWVCQEEKIVCGLTKRTTCAEVIQALLEEHQATFGEKKVLFGKPSDYCIVEKWRGSERVLPPLTKILRLWKAWGEEQSNLHFVLVKADAFLSFPLWKTAEAKVVQNVEKQWELSPANYMKMLPIDKQKKIVRKTFRKLAKLKQDSVQQERDNMETLIHLIISQDHTIHQQVLRMKELDMEIEKCEARFHLDRVANDGENYVQESYLMINPSESEQQGSRLDDQQEMHDYLSKSEGILQVEERLKHHKQLIEKLCAEIEKEVHGICTEKNGDDVCTEGAANAELENPNLESVKYELEKSMKDGLRINSYLSCIQKELTYRDSLLQKKEKEYELLTEEFNLLHVKDNIETRLPSNEEPSKGTGISSNSNAVPDFVHRVTNLDINDTDSDTGISSTHSQDSEITSGDMVLLST; encoded by the coding sequence GTCTCCCAATAAGGACATGGCTTCAAATGAAAGAGAGattgtggtttgggtttgccAAGAAGAGAAGATTGTATGTGGCCTGACAAAGCGCACAACTTGTGCAGAAGTGATTCAAGCACTGCTTGAAGAACATCAGGCAACATTTGGAGAGAAAAAGGTCCTTTTTGGAAAGCCTAGTGATTATTGCATTGTAGAAAAATGGAGAGGATCGGAGCGAGTACTTCCTCCCTTGACAAAGATTCTGCGACTTTGGAAAGcctggggagaggagcagtctaatttgcattttgtgttgGTAAAAGCAGATGCTTTCCTCTCATTTCCATTGTGGAAGACAGCTGAAGCTAAGGTAGTCCAAAATGTAGAAAAACAGTGGGAGCTTAGTCCAGCAAATTACATGAAGATGTTGCCAATagacaagcaaaagaaaattgtcaGGAAGACTTTCCGGAAATTGGCCAAGCTTAAACAGGACAGTGTTCAGCAAGAGAGAGATAATATGGAGACACTGATTCATCTGATCATTTCTCAAGATCATACCATTCATCAACAAGTCCTTAGAATGAAGGAACTAGATATGGAAATTGAAAAATGTGAAGCAAGATTCCATCTAGATCGTGTGGCAAATGATGGAGAAAATTATGTGCAGGAATCCTATTTAATGATCAATCCTAGTGAGTCTGAGCAGCAAGGGAGTCGGCTAGATGATCAACAAGAGATGCATGACTATTTGAGCAAAAGTGAGGGAATTTTACAGGTTGAAGAAAGACTGAAGCATCACAAACAATTAATAGAGAAACTGTGTGCTGAAATTGAAAAAGAGGTACACGGtatctgcacagaaaaaaatggagatgaTGTTTGCACAGAAGGAGCTGCTAATGCTGAACTGGAAAACCCAAATTTGGAAAGTGTAAAATATGAGCTGGAAAAAAGTATGAAAGATGGTCTGAGAATCAACTCATACCTGAGCTGCATTCAGAAAGAACTTACATACAGGGACTCACtgcttcaaaagaaagaaaaagaatatgaaCTTCTTACGGAAGAATTTAATTTACTACATGTTAAAGACAACATAGAAACTAGGCTTCCGTCAAATGAAGAGCCATCCAAGGGCACTGGCATCTCCAGTAACAGCAATGCTGTTCCTGACTTTGTTCATAGAGTGACTAACCTGGACATAAATGATACAGACTCTGACACTGGAATCAGCTCTACACACAGTCAGGACTCTGAAATAACTTCAGGGGACATGGTACTGTTGTCAACATAG
- the RASSF9 gene encoding ras association domain-containing protein 9 isoform X2 — MASNEREIVVWVCQEEKIVCGLTKRTTCAEVIQALLEEHQATFGEKKVLFGKPSDYCIVEKWRGSERVLPPLTKILRLWKAWGEEQSNLHFVLVKADAFLSFPLWKTAEAKVVQNVEKQWELSPANYMKMLPIDKQKKIVRKTFRKLAKLKQDSVQQERDNMETLIHLIISQDHTIHQQVLRMKELDMEIEKCEARFHLDRVANDGENYVQESYLMINPSESEQQGSRLDDQQEMHDYLSKSEGILQVEERLKHHKQLIEKLCAEIEKEVHGICTEKNGDDVCTEGAANAELENPNLESVKYELEKSMKDGLRINSYLSCIQKELTYRDSLLQKKEKEYELLTEEFNLLHVKDNIETRLPSNEEPSKGTGISSNSNAVPDFVHRVTNLDINDTDSDTGISSTHSQDSEITSGDMVLLST; from the coding sequence ATGGCTTCAAATGAAAGAGAGattgtggtttgggtttgccAAGAAGAGAAGATTGTATGTGGCCTGACAAAGCGCACAACTTGTGCAGAAGTGATTCAAGCACTGCTTGAAGAACATCAGGCAACATTTGGAGAGAAAAAGGTCCTTTTTGGAAAGCCTAGTGATTATTGCATTGTAGAAAAATGGAGAGGATCGGAGCGAGTACTTCCTCCCTTGACAAAGATTCTGCGACTTTGGAAAGcctggggagaggagcagtctaatttgcattttgtgttgGTAAAAGCAGATGCTTTCCTCTCATTTCCATTGTGGAAGACAGCTGAAGCTAAGGTAGTCCAAAATGTAGAAAAACAGTGGGAGCTTAGTCCAGCAAATTACATGAAGATGTTGCCAATagacaagcaaaagaaaattgtcaGGAAGACTTTCCGGAAATTGGCCAAGCTTAAACAGGACAGTGTTCAGCAAGAGAGAGATAATATGGAGACACTGATTCATCTGATCATTTCTCAAGATCATACCATTCATCAACAAGTCCTTAGAATGAAGGAACTAGATATGGAAATTGAAAAATGTGAAGCAAGATTCCATCTAGATCGTGTGGCAAATGATGGAGAAAATTATGTGCAGGAATCCTATTTAATGATCAATCCTAGTGAGTCTGAGCAGCAAGGGAGTCGGCTAGATGATCAACAAGAGATGCATGACTATTTGAGCAAAAGTGAGGGAATTTTACAGGTTGAAGAAAGACTGAAGCATCACAAACAATTAATAGAGAAACTGTGTGCTGAAATTGAAAAAGAGGTACACGGtatctgcacagaaaaaaatggagatgaTGTTTGCACAGAAGGAGCTGCTAATGCTGAACTGGAAAACCCAAATTTGGAAAGTGTAAAATATGAGCTGGAAAAAAGTATGAAAGATGGTCTGAGAATCAACTCATACCTGAGCTGCATTCAGAAAGAACTTACATACAGGGACTCACtgcttcaaaagaaagaaaaagaatatgaaCTTCTTACGGAAGAATTTAATTTACTACATGTTAAAGACAACATAGAAACTAGGCTTCCGTCAAATGAAGAGCCATCCAAGGGCACTGGCATCTCCAGTAACAGCAATGCTGTTCCTGACTTTGTTCATAGAGTGACTAACCTGGACATAAATGATACAGACTCTGACACTGGAATCAGCTCTACACACAGTCAGGACTCTGAAATAACTTCAGGGGACATGGTACTGTTGTCAACATAG